Sequence from the Gemmobacter sp. 24YEA27 genome:
ATACGGCCCAATACAGGCAGCACCACATTCGAGGCGGTGGAGAGGCCGGCCAGGATACCCTCGGTCTTGCGCTCTTCGGGCAGGAAGGCGATGCCGCTGCCGGCGGCCAGCGCCTGGCGCGGGCTGCGCAGTGTGACGGGCTTGCCATCGACACGGATCTCACCGCTGCTGACCGGCTCCAGCCCGGCAAGCATCCGGAAGAGCCCGCGCTGGCCCTGTCCCTCCAGCGCCGCGACGCCCAGAACCTCGCCCGTGCCGAGCGTGAAACCGGCGCCGTTCACGCCCCGGCCGGTTACGTCTTTCACCTCAATCCGGTGGGTGGCTGTCGCACGTGGCGCGCGGGCCGGGCGGGCGTGATCGACCTTGTGGCCGACCATCATCTCGAAAATATCGTCATCATCCGCCGCCGCCAAATCGACGCTCGCAATCGAACGCCCGTTCCGGAGAACGGTCGCCCGCGTCGCCAGTTCGCGCACCTCCGGCAGGCGGTGCGAGATATAGAGCACCGCAAGGCCGCGCGCGGTACTCTTGCGGATCAGATCGAACAGCCAGTCGGTCTCAGCCAGCGAAGCAGTCGGCTCGTCAAGAATAAGCAGTTTTGAGGCATGTTCCATCGCGCGCAGGATCTCGATGCGCTGGCGCTCGGCCAGCGGCAGATCGGCGATCAGACTGCGCGGGCTGATGCGGCCCATATCGTATTTAGCCAGGGTGGCCGCCGCCTTTTCCTCGCCAAGGCGGCGGGAATTGATGCCAAAGCCACCTTTTGGCTGCTGCGGCAAATGCAGGTTCTGCGCCACGGTCAGGTTGCGCACGAGGCTCAGCTCCTGAAACGCGGTCGCCACGCCCATGCTTTGGGCCGCAAGAATCGAGCCCGGCGCATAGGCCGCCGCGCCGATCTGCATCTCGCCCTGATCCGGGCGAACCGCGCCGGTCAGGATCCGAACCAGCGTCGATTTACCAGCGCCATTCTCGCCCAGAAGCGCATGGACCTGGCCCGCCGCCAGCGAAATATCGGCATGTTCCAGCGCAACGGTCGCCCCGTAAGCCTTACGCAGGCTTTCGGCACATAGCGCCACCGCCCCCGCAAATGCAGGGCTGCCGCTTTCGCGGCCGGTCGCATCAGACATAGATCTCCTCCCTCGCCCCGGAGACGTTTGCGTCAGACTAATGCAAACGTTCTCTGGGAACGTTTGCATATAAGGATGATTCCATTCTTCGGGTCAAGCTGTTAAATTTGTGCCCGGATCAGACTACGGCACAGGGCCAGAACAGCGCGTAAGCCAAGATCCGGCACACCTGGGTGCTGAGGAATATTATTACATGTTTTCCATGTGTTACAGAAGAACGGATCGCGGGCTTAACAAATCCGTACCGGGTGAGTCGCGGCCTGCCTTCCGCCTGCCCGGAGAAATGCCGGCTCCGCAGCTTGCTTCCGCGGCGCAACCCGCCCCGCCTGGGATCCGGCACTGACCAACGCCGCGCCTGTCCCCCCCGCAGGTGCCTGTCTCGCCCTCACTCTCAACCCCTCTTCCATCGGAAAGCCCATATGCTTCTTGGCTGTATTGGTGACGACTTCACCGGCTCAGGCGACCTCGCCAATACCCTCGCCCTTCAGGGCATGCGGGTGACGCAATTCTGCGGCGTGCCCGCAGGACCCGCAGATCCCGGTATCGAGGCCGGTGTGGTTGCGCTGAAATCCCGCACCATATCGGCTGATGCGGCGATTGCCCAAAGCCTCGCCGCACTGGACTGGCTGCGCGCGCAGGGCTGCCGGCAATTTCTGTTCAAGTATTGCTCAACCTTTGACTCTACACCCGAGGGCAATATCGGCCCCGTCACCGCCGCGCTGGCCGAGGCACTGGCCGCCCGCAAGGTGGTGGTCTGCCCTGCCTTTCCCGGAGCGGGCCGCACGGTCTACCAGGGGCATCTCTTTGTGAATGACCGGTTGCTGAGCGAAAGCGGGATGGAGAACCACCCCCTCACCCCAATGACTGACCCCGATATTCGCCGCTGGATGGCAGCCCAGACCGTTCTGAAAACCGGCCATATCGGCTTTGCCAGCGTGCGCCAGGGTGCGGCAGAGATCGCCGCTGCGCTGGCGCGCGCGGATGCGGCGGGTGCCAGGCTGATCGTCGTCGATGCGCTCTCGGATCAGGACCTGATCGAGATCGGTACCGCGCTGGACGGGGTTCCGCTGGTTACCGGCGGCTCGGGGGTCGCGATGGGGTTGCCGGGAAATTTCCGCCGCCGGGGGCTGCTGGCAGGCGGGCAGAACGGCTGGCAGGGCGTTAGCGGCAAAAGCGCGGTACTGTCGGGATCATGCTCCAACGCGACGCGCGGCCAGGTGGCGCGACATCAGGCTCAGGGCCTTCCTGTGTTTGAGATCAGCGCCGACGCCGCCGTTGCCGGCGCACTGAATCCCGAAGAAATCGCCGCCTGGGCACTGGCGCAAGACAATCGCCCGCTGATTTACTCATCCGCCGATCCGGCAGTGGTGCGGGCGGCGCAGGAAAAACACAGTCGCGACCGCGCAGCCGGAGCGATCGAAGCGCTGTTTGCGGCCATCGCCCGGGCGTTGGTTGCGGGCGGGATTGGCCGGCTGATCGTCGCGGGCGGCGAGACGTCCGGAGCGGTAGTTGAGGGGCTGGGCCTGCATTCACTGGAAATAGGACCGGAAATCGCACCCGGGGCACCGGCTTTGCGCAGCGGCCTGCCAAATGGCAGCGCGCTTGCCCTCGCGCTCAAATCCGGGAATTTCGGGGGGCCCGATTTCTTTGCCGAAGCCGATACAATCCTGGGCGCGACATGAGCGAGGAAACCCGCCTGCGCGACGACATCTGCCGCTTTGCCCGCTCGATCTTTGAGCGCGGCCTGACCTGCGGCGCCTCGGGGAACATCTCGGCCCGGCTGTCGGATGGGAGATTGCTGGTAACGCCCACCGGCTCCAGCATGGGATCGCTCGAGCCGGGCCGTCTCGCGCTTTTCGACGCCGATGGACGCCAGACAGCTGGCGATGCCCCGACCAAAGAAATGGCCCTGCACGAGGCGTTTTACGACACCAGAAAGGGCGCCGGCGCGGTGGTGCATCTGCATTCAACGCATTCTGTGGCGCTTTCCGTGCTGCCCGACACCGACCCGACAATGTGTTGCCGCCGATCACCGCCTATTCAGTGATGCGACTCGGCAAAGTGAAGCTGCTGCCTTATTTTGCGCCCGGCGATCCGCGATGGGCGATGCGGTGCGCAGCTTGGCCGGGCGTCGCTCGGCGGTGCTGCTTGCACATCATGGGCCGGTGGTGGCCGGGAAGGATCTCGACGCCGCCGTGAATGCGATTGAGGAACTGGAAGAGACCGCGAAGCTGGTCCTGCTGACCCATGGCCGCCAGCCGCGCCTGCTGACCGAGGCGCAGATCACTGATCTCGTGCGCCGTTTCGGGCTCGAACTCGACTGAGGACAACCTTCGGGAGTTTCCTGTTGGTCTGTGTTTCTGCGCCGGTCCATGCGCTTTCAGGCCGCTCGCCCCAGGCATTCTGTGGCTTTGAGGATCTCTTGTGGGCCTTGGCGGTGGGACAGTCCTCCCGCCCTCATTACCCGTTCTTGCGGATGGGTGTGTTTGCCGCCGCGCCGCACCTGAGGATCGCAGTGCGTCAGCGAGGCGTGTCGCAAGCCCCTTTGGCGTAGTTACGACAGCGAGGTCCGGCCCCACAGCGCGATCGCTTACAACCCGCCGATCTACATGCACATTCCCGGTGGCACAGCCAGCCCGCCCCCCGCGAGCAGAGCCGCGAAGCTCCAGGCGCAGCGGTCCAGACTCTCATCCGGATAAAGCTGCTTGAGGACTTGGGCGTGTTGCCCTGCGTATTCTGGAAGCTCGAGTAACTGCCAGATAATCTGAAAAGTGGTGTTCCTCTGATACGCCCGGCTAAGCCGATGGCCCCCACCAGAACCACTTGGTCTCGTCGGTGACCCTGAAACCGCGCTTGTGCCGCAGAACCTCTAGTCCCGGTCATGCGCCGGGGTGTAATGCTCCCTCAGAAGGCCATCGATATCCTCTAGTTCGCCATTGGCGATGAAATCTGCAAAGTGACGGTGGAGCGCAACTTCGCTGGTACGATCTGCGACACGCGCCCAATCACGCAGAAAGACAATCAGGCAATGCTGGGCCAGGCCCTCCCAGATCTTTGCCGCCAGCTCGTTGCCTGAATGCCTAAGAATGGCACGGTGGAAAGCAAGGTCTGTCTTCCCAAGCAGCAAAGTATCGTCAGACCCCGCCAGGTCACGCATCATGGAAATATGCTCTTCCAGTTCCTCCAAAAGTTCAGAGCGGTCGAAATTCTCAGACATGACGCGCCGCAATACCACCCGTTCGATCGAATGGCGGACTTCATAAAGATCATCAATGAACGCTTCGGAGTAATCGGCAACCTTAAGGCCTCGCTGGTCGCTCTCGACCAATACGCCCCGCAGATGAAGCTTCTGCAACGCTTCACGCGCGGGCATCCGGCTGACATTCAGCGTGGCTGCCAGCTCCGCTTCGGTGATCCGGTCGCCTGGGCTTTTCTCTCCAAGCGCAATGGCCAGAACGATGCGTTCCTCGACCTCGTCTGCGGTGGTTCGGGGCCGGGGAATGGCCGAAAGCGCGCTTGGTCGCGCTGAGGCTGTCACCTGGGCATCTCGCGGTCGAATTCTGGTCTCCAAACCGGGAACCCCTCATTGAGTATATCTAGGTTACACGTACTGAACTCTTGGGCCATTTATGCGGCGGCAGCACCAAAATGAAAAGCGCAGCCTGAAAAACCGCAAAACCCTGCTTCTATTCGCGTTGTGTCACACGCAGGAAAGCCTTCGTCCGCTCCATTTTTGGGGTGTCGAAAAACTCCTGCGGTGGGGATTCTTCCACGATTAGCCCCTGGTCCATGAAGATCACCCGATCGGCGACCTGGCGGGCAAAACCCATTTCATGGGTGACCACCAGCATCGTCATGCCCTCGGCCGCAAGCGCCTTCATAACCTCCAGCACCTCGCCCACAAGTTCGGGATCAAGTGCGGAGGTCGGCTCATCAAAGAGCATCGCCTTGGGCTCCATCGCCAGGGCCCTCGCAATGGCAACCCTTTGTTTCTGGCCACCCGACAGTTCCTCGGGCCAGGCATCGATCTTGGCACCGAGGCCCACCCGCTCCAGCAGATCTCTCGCCTTCGCCTCCGCCAGCGCCCGCGGCAACTTGCGGACCCGCATGGGAGCTTCGGTGACATTCGCCAGCGCATCCATATGCGGGAACAGGTTGAAATCCTGGAACACCATACCGAATTCGCGCCGGGTTTCATCAATCTCGGCTCTTGAGCGCGAGATCATCCGTCCATTCCTGAAGTCACGGTAGGCCAGTTTTCCATCAAGGGTGATCTGGCCTGCCTCCGGCTGCTCCAGATAGTTCACGCAGCGCAGCAGCGTGGACTTGCCCGATCCTGACGGACCGATGATGCAAACCACATCCCCCTTCGCAACATTCAGAGAGACCCCGTTCAAAACCTTGAGCTGGCCGTAGGATTTCTCAATCCCTTCAAGCCTGATCATACCCGGCCTCCCTTTGCGCGGCGCTTTTTCTTGCCAGCATAACCCCTGGAAATGCGGGCTTCGAGTTTTCGAACAAAGATTGCAGCCGGATAGCCGACGCTGAAATACATAATCATGCAGACAGTATAGATGGTGAAATACTGGTAGGTACGCGCCGCGATGATCTGGCCCGAAAACAACAACTCCTGAACCGTCACCACCGAGGCCAGCGCGGTATCTTTAAATAGCGATATGAAATAGTTGCCCAAGGCCGGTGTTACGGTGCGGATGGCCTGCGGCAGAATGATCCGGACGAAACCCTGCTGCCGTGACATGCCAAGAGCGGCATAGGCCTGAAACTGGCCCTTTGGCACCGACAGGATGCCTGCGCGATAGACCTCGCTGAGATAGGCCGTGTAGTGCAGCGTCAGCGCAACCATGGCGGCCGTAAGCCCATTAAGCCGTATGCCCACACCGGGCAGCACAAAATAGAGATAGACCAGCTGCAGCACCAGCGGCGTGCCGCGCAGCACTTCGACATAGACCCCTGAAATGAAGCGGATCAGGAAGTTCTCGGACATCCGGCCGAGTGCGACAGGTATGGCAAGTGTCAGGCTCAGGGTAATCACAACCAGCGTCATGCCAATCGTGACGGCGAAGCCTTTCAGCAGGGTCGGATAATATTCCGCCACCACTGAAAAATTCAGAAGATCCATCGGGCCACCTCAGTGAACCGGGGCGCGACACACGCAAACGCCTGTGCGCGCCCCGTAATTTAGGGTTAGTTGGAGACCGGGAAGTAGAAGAGATTACGGTCAGTCAGACCATAATTCCTCAGCACGCGCGACACTTGCCCATTGCCGCGCACTTCGGCCAAGGCCATCGACATCGCGCTGCGCAGCATGCAATCTTCCATGCGGATGCCGTAGCGCGCATACCCATAGCCGTATTGGAAGATCAGCTCATCCGGGATTTCCACCCCGGCGACCATCTCAATCGACTCGTCTTTGTTTTCGGCGATATAAGTCGCCACCTTGATGTCGTCTTCCAGGATCACGTCGACGCGGCCTTGCGACAGGCTCATGAATTGGTCAGCGTCAGTCTGGAACGGGACCACTTCAACGCCCAGAGAGCGCAGGTACTCGTCAGCCGCCGAACCCGCGATGGCACCCACGCTATGGTTCTTCAGATCCTCAAAGGAGTGAATCGCCTTGGGATTGCCCTTGCCGACGGTGATTGCAGGCCCGTACCACCAGCCCGGGCCGGTGAAGCTGAGAACCTTAAGACGATCGGGCGTGACGTGGATATTGGCCGCAACCATGTCGATGCGTTCGGAAATCAGCGACGGCGTCAAAGAAGGGAACGGTGCGACCTCGTAAGTGATCTTGTCGATGCCAAGCCAGCCGAGTGCTGCCTCGACGATTTCGACGTCGATGCCCGAAGCCTTGCCGGTCGCAGGATCAAGCGAGGTATAGGGCGGGCTGGGGCTGATCCCAAGTGTGATACCATTGGTCTGCGCATCCGACAGCGAGGTGTCGCCGGCGCAGGCCTCAAAGCCCGGGGTGAATTCAAAGCGGGCTGCTGCATCCTGCGCCAGCACGGGGGCCGCCAAGGTCAGCGTCGCTGCAAGGGAGAACCCTAGCCTGATTGCCGTGGTCATGGATCATACTTTCCTGTTGGTTTCGTTTATTTTGAATTGGACAGAGAATACGGTCGGGCCGTACCTGGGATTATGGCGGCGTCACTCCTCCTTTCTCATTCATGATCATGGTGAAGGCATCGTAGTCATCCCGGGCCAGGGCCTCAGATGGTGATGCCTCCATCGACATTGATGGCCTGACCGGTGATGAAGGCCCCTTCATCCGAGGCCAGAAAGGCACAGATCCCCGCGATCTCTTCGGGCGTGCCAAGACGGCCCAGGGGCTGACGATCGACAAAGGATTTCAGCGCGGCCTCACGAGAGGCCATCTGTTGGCCCAACGCTGTGATCCGCTCTTCCAAAGACGGCGAATGAACCGTTCCGGGGCAGACCGAATTGGCGCGAATCCGGTGCCCGACATAATCCGCAGCAATGGATTTGGTCAGGGCGATGACACCGCCTTTGGCAGCACCGTAAGCCGCCCGACGAGGGAAGCCCTTGATCGAGGAGACCACCGAACCGATGGTGATGATCGATCCCCCGGCCTGTTTCATCCTGGGGACTGCCGCGCCAAGGACGTGAAAGGCACTGTTCAGGGTTATCGAGATGGACCGATGCCATTCCTCAGCTTCGCATTCTTCGATGCTGCCCTGATGCACATAGCCCACCGCGTGAACCAGAATATCGACCTGTTCAAAGCCCGCGAAATAGTCAGCCACAGCATTCGCGTCGGTCGCATCCAGTTTGCTGCGTTCGCCAGCCGTGAAACCCGCCAATGCCGCCTCGTTCAGATCCGAGGCAAAAACCCGCGCGCCTTCTGCCGCCAGCCGCTCGGCGACTGCGCGGCCGATGCCCTGCCCCGCCGCCGTTACAACCGCCACTTTGCCGGCCAGACGGTCCGTCGGGACAAGGTTCAACGCGCCGGTCATTTCGCGCCCCTTTGTGAGATCGGGGTCACAATCTGCCGCTGCACACCCAGTCCCTTGATACCCACCTCCATCACATCGCCGGGTTTCAGCCAGCGCGGCTCTTTCATGCCCAGGGCCACGCCCGGAGGGGTGCCGGTACAGATCAGATCGCCGGGCATCAGCTCGCAGAAATCACTCATGTAGGAGATGATCGTGGCCGGATCGAAGATCATCTTCGCGGTCGTGCCGGTTTGCATCCGTTGACCATTTACGTTGAGCCAAAGATCCAGCGCCGCGATGTCGCCCAGTTCATCAGCCGAGGCGACAAATGGACCGGTCGGGCAGAAGTGCGGATAGCTTTTGCCCTTGATCCACTGCCCACCGCGTTCGATCTGCCACGCCCGCTCGGACACGTCATTGACAATCGTATAGCCCAGAACATGCGAAAGCGCGTCTTTGCGGGCGATGTTCAGGCCCCCCTTGCCGATGACGATGCCCAGCTCCACTTCCCAGTCGAGCTTGGTCATGGATTCGGACCAATAGACCGGGTCATTCGCGCCGCAATAGGTTGTCGAACCTTTGCTGAACAGGATTGGCTCACTCGGGACCGGCATGCCAGATTCAGCGGCGTGATCAGAATAGTTTAACCCAATGCACCAGATGTTCGGCGGCTGTGCGATGGGCGGCAAAAGCCGCGCAGTGGCGCTATCAACGACAGGCAGGCTATCCACTGCGACAGTAGAGAGAACCGATGCCAGCTCAGACGCATTCTCCGCGGTAAAATCCGTCACGATGCCCGAGACATCGCGCGCAGCCCCCGCACCGTCCAGCAGGCAGGGGATCATGCGACCGGATTGTTCTAAGCGTTGCAGTTTCATAGGCGGTATTCCTCAGAAGCTCTTTTCAGCGCGCCTCACGGCGCGAGGCCAGGATCAGTAGGTAGCGCGACCGCCGGACAGGTCGAAAACCGCGCCGGTGGTGAAAGAGTTCTCTTCCGAAACCAGCCAGGCCACCATCCCGGCCACTTCATCGACCTCGAGAAAGCGCGCTCGCGGGATTTTCGAGAGCATGTAGTCAATGTGCTCCTGGCTCATCTGATCGAAGATCGGTGTGCGGGCTGCGGCGGGGGTGATGCAGTTCACCGCAATATTCTTGCCGGCCAGTTCTTTGCCCAGCGATTTGGTCAGAGCGATAGCCCCGGCCTTCGACGCAGAATAGGCCGAGGCATTGGGATTGCCCTCTTTGCCCGCAATGGAGGCGATGTTCACGATCCGCCCGTAATTGCGCGCCTCCATTCCGGGCACGATGGCCTTGTTCACATTGAAGGTGCCGATCAGGTTGATCTCAACCACACGGCGCCAGTCAGCGTCGGGATAGTCGGTCAAACGGTGGTTCGGACCCGCTATGCCTGCAGAATTGACCAGAATATCGACATGGCCCAACGCGGCTTCGGTCTGTGTCATTGCGGCAGCGACTGAAGCCGCATCTGCCACATCGGCCCTGATCGCTACGGCCCTCCGACAGAAGCCGTATCGGCATTCAGATCCCAGACCGCAACCCTCGCGCCCGAGGCGGCAAGCCGCTTTGCGACCGCCAGGCCAATCCCCTGCGAGCCACCGGTGACGACTGCCGTTTTTCCGTTCAGATCAATGTTGTTCATTCCGTGCAGTCCTCTCTCAGGCCGAAAAGATCGTCTTGCCACCCACCCGGATCTCAACCGGAACGCGGTAGCGC
This genomic interval carries:
- a CDS encoding SDR family oxidoreductase, producing MTGALNLVPTDRLAGKVAVVTAAGQGIGRAVAERLAAEGARVFASDLNEAALAGFTAGERSKLDATDANAVADYFAGFEQVDILVHAVGYVHQGSIEECEAEEWHRSISITLNSAFHVLGAAVPRMKQAGGSIITIGSVVSSIKGFPRRAAYGAAKGGVIALTKSIAADYVGHRIRANSVCPGTVHSPSLEERITALGQQMASREAALKSFVDRQPLGRLGTPEEIAGICAFLASDEGAFITGQAINVDGGITI
- a CDS encoding SDR family NAD(P)-dependent oxidoreductase; translation: MNNIDLNGKTAVVTGGSQGIGLAVAKRLAASGARVAVWDLNADTASVGGP
- a CDS encoding amino acid ABC transporter permease, whose translation is MVAEYYPTLLKGFAVTIGMTLVVITLSLTLAIPVALGRMSENFLIRFISGVYVEVLRGTPLVLQLVYLYFVLPGVGIRLNGLTAAMVALTLHYTAYLSEVYRAGILSVPKGQFQAYAALGMSRQQGFVRIILPQAIRTVTPALGNYFISLFKDTALASVVTVQELLFSGQIIAARTYQYFTIYTVCMIMYFSVGYPAAIFVRKLEARISRGYAGKKKRRAKGGRV
- a CDS encoding GntR family transcriptional regulator; translated protein: MTASARPSALSAIPRPRTTADEVEERIVLAIALGEKSPGDRITEAELAATLNVSRMPAREALQKLHLRGVLVESDQRGLKVADYSEAFIDDLYEVRHSIERVVLRRVMSENFDRSELLEELEEHISMMRDLAGSDDTLLLGKTDLAFHRAILRHSGNELAAKIWEGLAQHCLIVFLRDWARVADRTSEVALHRHFADFIANGELEDIDGLLREHYTPAHDRD
- a CDS encoding SDR family NAD(P)-dependent oxidoreductase: MTQTEAALGHVDILVNSAGIAGPNHRLTDYPDADWRRVVEINLIGTFNVNKAIVPGMEARNYGRIVNIASIAGKEGNPNASAYSASKAGAIALTKSLGKELAGKNIAVNCITPAAARTPIFDQMSQEHIDYMLSKIPRARFLEVDEVAGMVAWLVSEENSFTTGAVFDLSGGRATY
- a CDS encoding transporter substrate-binding domain-containing protein; translated protein: MTTAIRLGFSLAATLTLAAPVLAQDAAARFEFTPGFEACAGDTSLSDAQTNGITLGISPSPPYTSLDPATGKASGIDVEIVEAALGWLGIDKITYEVAPFPSLTPSLISERIDMVAANIHVTPDRLKVLSFTGPGWWYGPAITVGKGNPKAIHSFEDLKNHSVGAIAGSAADEYLRSLGVEVVPFQTDADQFMSLSQGRVDVILEDDIKVATYIAENKDESIEMVAGVEIPDELIFQYGYGYARYGIRMEDCMLRSAMSMALAEVRGNGQVSRVLRNYGLTDRNLFYFPVSN
- a CDS encoding fumarylacetoacetate hydrolase family protein; translation: MKLQRLEQSGRMIPCLLDGAGAARDVSGIVTDFTAENASELASVLSTVAVDSLPVVDSATARLLPPIAQPPNIWCIGLNYSDHAAESGMPVPSEPILFSKGSTTYCGANDPVYWSESMTKLDWEVELGIVIGKGGLNIARKDALSHVLGYTIVNDVSERAWQIERGGQWIKGKSYPHFCPTGPFVASADELGDIAALDLWLNVNGQRMQTGTTAKMIFDPATIISYMSDFCELMPGDLICTGTPPGVALGMKEPRWLKPGDVMEVGIKGLGVQRQIVTPISQRGAK
- a CDS encoding amino acid ABC transporter ATP-binding protein: MIRLEGIEKSYGQLKVLNGVSLNVAKGDVVCIIGPSGSGKSTLLRCVNYLEQPEAGQITLDGKLAYRDFRNGRMISRSRAEIDETRREFGMVFQDFNLFPHMDALANVTEAPMRVRKLPRALAEAKARDLLERVGLGAKIDAWPEELSGGQKQRVAIARALAMEPKAMLFDEPTSALDPELVGEVLEVMKALAAEGMTMLVVTHEMGFARQVADRVIFMDQGLIVEESPPQEFFDTPKMERTKAFLRVTQRE
- the otnK gene encoding 3-oxo-tetronate kinase; amino-acid sequence: MLLGCIGDDFTGSGDLANTLALQGMRVTQFCGVPAGPADPGIEAGVVALKSRTISADAAIAQSLAALDWLRAQGCRQFLFKYCSTFDSTPEGNIGPVTAALAEALAARKVVVCPAFPGAGRTVYQGHLFVNDRLLSESGMENHPLTPMTDPDIRRWMAAQTVLKTGHIGFASVRQGAAEIAAALARADAAGARLIVVDALSDQDLIEIGTALDGVPLVTGGSGVAMGLPGNFRRRGLLAGGQNGWQGVSGKSAVLSGSCSNATRGQVARHQAQGLPVFEISADAAVAGALNPEEIAAWALAQDNRPLIYSSADPAVVRAAQEKHSRDRAAGAIEALFAAIARALVAGGIGRLIVAGGETSGAVVEGLGLHSLEIGPEIAPGAPALRSGLPNGSALALALKSGNFGGPDFFAEADTILGAT
- a CDS encoding sugar ABC transporter ATP-binding protein codes for the protein MSDATGRESGSPAFAGAVALCAESLRKAYGATVALEHADISLAAGQVHALLGENGAGKSTLVRILTGAVRPDQGEMQIGAAAYAPGSILAAQSMGVATAFQELSLVRNLTVAQNLHLPQQPKGGFGINSRRLGEEKAAATLAKYDMGRISPRSLIADLPLAERQRIEILRAMEHASKLLILDEPTASLAETDWLFDLIRKSTARGLAVLYISHRLPEVRELATRATVLRNGRSIASVDLAAADDDDIFEMMVGHKVDHARPARAPRATATHRIEVKDVTGRGVNGAGFTLGTGEVLGVAALEGQGQRGLFRMLAGLEPVSSGEIRVDGKPVTLRSPRQALAAGSGIAFLPEERKTEGILAGLSTASNVVLPVLGRISRALIVGPKAEAKHALETAAKVDLSPRYLGFAIGDLSGGNQQKALIARTMATGARTLVLYDPTRGVDVGTKQAIYDAIRAFADEGGSVLFYSSELPEIVQLADRALVFYGGRVNGVFEGEAITEQRLVASMLGQGAEHAPRAKGEAA